A portion of the Armatimonadota bacterium genome contains these proteins:
- a CDS encoding zinc-binding dehydrogenase, with translation MRAVVIREHGGPEVLRLEEVPVPEVPPGHVRVRIRAAAMNHLDLWVRRGPAGRWPLPLILGSDGAGVVDAVGEGVRAVQVGDEVALSPGVSCGQCPACIRGTDNLCPHYGLLGARRDGTNAEFVVVPAVNVLPKPANLTFEEAAAFPLVFLTAWNMLVTQARVRPGEEVVIWGAGSGVGSAGIQIAKAHHARVIAIAGDDWKLERARALGADEVINYKREDVAERVRELTGGRGADVVFDHVGAATWEVSLRSLRRGGRLVLCGATTGSVVQTDIRYIFGKAVTVYGTYMGGKGELWELLPLIERGVLRPVVDRVFPLSEVREAHAFLESGQQFGKVVLVP, from the coding sequence ATGCGGGCGGTGGTGATCCGGGAGCACGGGGGGCCGGAGGTGCTGCGGCTGGAGGAAGTCCCGGTCCCCGAGGTACCTCCCGGCCACGTTCGGGTGCGAATCCGGGCCGCGGCCATGAACCATCTCGACCTGTGGGTGCGTCGCGGGCCCGCGGGGCGGTGGCCCCTTCCCCTCATCCTTGGCTCCGATGGTGCGGGCGTGGTGGACGCGGTGGGAGAAGGCGTGCGTGCGGTGCAGGTGGGAGATGAAGTGGCCCTGAGCCCTGGGGTTTCCTGCGGGCAGTGTCCCGCATGCATCCGGGGGACCGATAACCTCTGTCCCCACTACGGGCTACTGGGTGCCCGACGAGACGGGACGAATGCGGAGTTCGTGGTGGTCCCCGCGGTGAACGTGCTCCCAAAGCCCGCGAACCTCACCTTCGAGGAAGCGGCCGCCTTCCCCCTGGTGTTCCTCACCGCGTGGAACATGCTGGTGACCCAGGCCCGCGTGCGCCCCGGAGAGGAGGTGGTGATCTGGGGAGCCGGGAGCGGGGTCGGCAGCGCGGGCATCCAGATCGCCAAGGCCCACCATGCGCGGGTGATCGCCATCGCGGGGGACGACTGGAAGCTGGAGCGGGCCCGTGCGTTGGGGGCGGATGAGGTCATCAACTACAAACGGGAGGACGTGGCGGAGCGGGTCCGGGAACTCACGGGCGGCAGGGGGGCGGATGTGGTTTTCGACCACGTGGGCGCGGCCACGTGGGAGGTGAGCCTCCGCAGCCTCCGGCGCGGAGGACGCCTCGTGCTGTGCGGGGCCACCACGGGATCCGTGGTGCAGACGGACATCCGGTACATCTTCGGCAAGGCGGTGACCGTGTACGGGACGTACATGGGCGGGAAGGGGGAGCTGTGGGAGCTGTTGCCGCTCATCGAGCGAGGCGTCCTCAGACCCGTGGTGGACCGGGTGTTCCCGCTCTCCGAGGTGCGGGAGGCGCACGCGTTTCTGGAGTCCGGCCAGCAGTTCGGGAAGGTCGTCCTCGTGCCCTGA
- a CDS encoding alcohol dehydrogenase catalytic domain-containing protein — translation MQAAVMVGFREPLVVQHLPDPEPGPTDAVVRVYACGICRTDWHVWQGDWGWLGRTPSLPVVPGHELAGVVEAVGKEVVSFRPGDRVTVPFHISCGRCEYCSAGRSNLCLTGGGLGVRRNGGYAERVLIPEADVNLLRLPENVGFVSAAALGCRYMTAYHGIVDRAQLRPGEWVAIFGVGGVGLSAVQIASALGARPIAVDIREDKLEKARAEGAVAAVNAAREDPVEAIRQLTDGGADITVEALGAAETTVPAVLALRRGGRHVQIGLTSQKEQGRVSIPVDYLVRYEISFLGSFGCPVASHRGLLNLVAMGRVDPGRLVTRTVSLQESTQVLQAMSEFGTLGFHVIVPGGGEP, via the coding sequence GTGCAGGCCGCGGTGATGGTGGGGTTCCGGGAGCCGCTGGTGGTTCAGCATCTCCCGGATCCTGAGCCGGGTCCCACGGATGCGGTGGTGCGGGTGTACGCGTGCGGGATCTGCCGTACGGATTGGCATGTGTGGCAGGGGGACTGGGGGTGGCTGGGCAGGACCCCGAGTCTTCCCGTGGTGCCCGGGCACGAGCTGGCAGGCGTGGTGGAGGCGGTGGGGAAGGAAGTTGTGTCCTTCCGTCCGGGAGACCGGGTGACCGTACCCTTCCACATCTCCTGTGGCAGGTGCGAGTACTGCTCCGCCGGCCGTTCCAACCTGTGCCTGACGGGAGGCGGGCTCGGGGTACGTCGCAACGGCGGGTACGCGGAGAGGGTCCTGATCCCGGAGGCGGATGTGAATCTGTTGCGCCTTCCGGAGAACGTCGGCTTCGTGAGCGCGGCCGCGTTGGGCTGCCGGTACATGACCGCCTACCACGGGATTGTGGATCGGGCCCAGCTGCGGCCCGGGGAGTGGGTGGCGATCTTCGGCGTGGGCGGGGTGGGGCTCAGCGCGGTGCAGATCGCAAGCGCCCTCGGAGCGCGCCCCATCGCGGTGGACATCCGGGAGGACAAGCTGGAGAAGGCGCGAGCGGAGGGCGCGGTGGCCGCGGTGAACGCCGCGCGCGAGGACCCCGTGGAAGCGATCCGCCAGCTCACGGACGGCGGGGCGGACATCACCGTGGAGGCCCTGGGTGCCGCGGAGACCACGGTGCCCGCGGTCCTGGCCCTGCGGCGCGGGGGACGCCACGTGCAGATCGGCCTCACCAGCCAGAAGGAGCAGGGAAGGGTCTCCATTCCCGTGGACTACCTGGTGCGGTATGAGATCTCCTTCCTCGGGAGCTTCGGCTGTCCCGTGGCAAGCCATCGGGGTCTGTTGAACCTGGTGGCCATGGGAAGAGTGGATCCCGGTCGGCTCGTGACCCGGACCGTATCCCTTCAGGAATCCACCCAGGTCCTGCAGGCCATGAGTGAATTCGGGACCCTGGGGTTTCATGTGATCGTACCCGGAGGGGGAGAACCGTGA
- a CDS encoding cysteine hydrolase produces the protein MTLAEKVRPGHTALVVIDMQNDFCHPEGAWGKLGMSLEATHRMLPRLESLLRHARAAGVQVVFVGTHYLPEVLTPVWTERREHRRRVPMLRPGTWGAEFVLPPEPQDFVVYKHRYSAFHGTSLDLVLRGRGIQTVVLTGTVTNVCVETTARDACQREYYVVVVEDCCSALSEEDHRVALRNVDRYFGEVVSSEALRQAWGAVAPVDSSVALPGG, from the coding sequence GTGACGCTGGCGGAGAAGGTCCGGCCCGGGCACACCGCGCTCGTGGTGATCGACATGCAGAACGACTTCTGCCACCCGGAAGGCGCCTGGGGGAAGCTGGGGATGTCCCTGGAGGCCACGCACCGGATGCTCCCACGGCTGGAATCCCTCCTCAGGCATGCGCGGGCCGCGGGGGTACAGGTGGTGTTCGTGGGGACGCACTACCTCCCGGAGGTGCTCACCCCCGTGTGGACGGAGCGCCGCGAGCACCGACGTCGGGTTCCCATGCTGCGACCCGGGACGTGGGGCGCGGAGTTCGTCCTCCCGCCGGAGCCGCAGGACTTCGTGGTGTACAAGCACCGGTACAGCGCGTTTCACGGGACTTCCCTCGATCTCGTGCTGCGGGGTCGGGGGATCCAAACGGTGGTGCTCACGGGGACCGTGACCAACGTGTGCGTGGAGACCACGGCGCGGGATGCCTGTCAGCGGGAGTACTACGTGGTGGTAGTGGAGGACTGCTGCTCAGCCCTCTCCGAGGAGGATCACCGGGTGGCCCTTCGGAATGTGGACCGCTACTTCGGGGAGGTGGTGTCCTCGGAGGCGCTCCGTCAGGCATGGGGTGCGGTGGCCCCCGTGGACTCCTCCGTGGCCTTGCCCGGGGGGTGA
- a CDS encoding segregation/condensation protein A produces MVRDEVVIRIPGFEGTVSEAVRRAQAGELDLREVSLAEVVRSTLESLPDADLEARTAFLQQAAVLVALKSQQILPARPRAGEGAEESVAEPESPLDLETYRAFRDVASALAALEAVQSQVFTRPPAEVDPSELPLVGVSLDDLLAAFRRVLERSREVVTEIPAEGVTVGERMAFILRTLEATPAGVVFEALFRPEDPKLVVIVTFLAVLELVRQRRIRVEQPRPFLPIRLHLVESRSAPPPEAG; encoded by the coding sequence GTGGTCCGAGACGAAGTGGTGATCCGGATCCCGGGGTTCGAGGGGACGGTCTCTGAGGCCGTGCGCCGAGCCCAGGCGGGGGAGCTGGACCTCCGGGAGGTCTCGCTCGCGGAGGTCGTCCGCTCGACCCTGGAATCCCTACCGGACGCGGACCTGGAGGCCCGAACCGCCTTCCTCCAGCAGGCGGCGGTGCTGGTGGCCCTCAAGAGCCAACAGATCCTCCCCGCGCGGCCCCGGGCCGGGGAGGGCGCGGAGGAGTCCGTGGCAGAGCCGGAATCCCCGCTGGATCTGGAGACATACCGAGCGTTCCGGGATGTGGCGTCCGCCCTGGCGGCCCTCGAGGCCGTGCAGAGCCAGGTGTTCACCCGGCCTCCCGCGGAGGTGGATCCCTCGGAGCTGCCTCTAGTAGGGGTTTCCCTGGACGACCTGCTCGCGGCCTTCCGACGTGTGCTGGAGCGCAGCCGCGAGGTGGTGACGGAGATCCCCGCGGAGGGCGTGACCGTGGGAGAGCGAATGGCCTTCATCTTGCGGACGCTGGAGGCCACCCCGGCGGGCGTGGTGTTCGAGGCCCTGTTCCGGCCGGAGGATCCGAAGCTCGTGGTGATCGTCACCTTCCTGGCGGTGCTGGAGCTCGTGCGGCAACGCCGGATCCGGGTCGAGCAGCCTCGGCCCTTCCTGCCCATTCGCCTCCACTTGGTGGAATCCCGCTCCGCTCCTCCGCCGGAGGCGGGATGA
- the scpB gene encoding SMC-Scp complex subunit ScpB, which translates to MREVDRRNLLGALECLLLVSGGPVPPERLAEVVGCSVEETRLLLEELQRAYEGRGLMIQEVGGGYQLCTRPEYGEFVRRFLDLQPEPLSRAALETLAIVAYRQPVTRAEIEAIRGARSDVHLRRLLDRGLIREVGRRPTPGHPVEYGTTELFLRRFGLRDLADLPPLGELRVQEALWGSKRP; encoded by the coding sequence ATGAGGGAAGTAGATCGCCGGAACCTGCTCGGCGCTCTGGAATGTCTGCTCCTTGTAAGCGGCGGGCCGGTTCCTCCAGAGCGGTTGGCCGAGGTGGTGGGGTGCTCCGTGGAGGAGACGCGTCTCCTTTTGGAAGAACTTCAGCGGGCGTACGAAGGTCGAGGCCTCATGATCCAGGAGGTGGGGGGAGGGTATCAACTGTGCACGCGGCCGGAGTACGGGGAGTTCGTCCGGCGGTTTTTGGATCTGCAGCCAGAGCCCCTTTCCCGGGCCGCCCTGGAGACTCTGGCCATCGTGGCCTACCGGCAACCCGTAACCCGGGCGGAGATCGAGGCCATTCGGGGCGCCCGCAGCGATGTCCACCTGCGGCGTCTCCTCGACCGGGGGCTGATCCGGGAGGTGGGTCGGAGACCCACTCCCGGACACCCCGTGGAGTACGGCACCACGGAGCTGTTCCTCCGGCGCTTCGGACTGCGGGATCTCGCGGATCTCCCTCCCCTGGGAGAGCTCCGGGTGCAGGAGGCCCTCTGGGGGAGCAAGCGGCCGTGA
- a CDS encoding D-alanyl-D-alanine carboxypeptidase yields MRSLVLGLILVLGLGASPARGAPPQVEATAFVLLEERTGQILLARNPNLPRPPASTTKILTALLVLENLPLDRMVTISERAAAQREGSSIGLEVGERRTVRELVYALLVKSANDAAVALAEAVDGSVERFVQRMNARARALGARNTHFVNPHGLHHPDHYTTASDLAHLARASLQNPVFREIVRTRVYEFPGPQGPLRFLSGNRLLGHYPGADGVKTGWTAQSGRCLVASATRNGRRLIAVLLNAPQVFRDAARLLDYGFEEFVLRIFARRGTVVGTFRLPEGLTVPAVAARDLTVSLPRGTRASLRIWAHPDLHPPIEAGETVGGAEVIVTGRPIASTPLVAGEAVPMPSRFGDLWRRLFRR; encoded by the coding sequence GTGAGATCCCTGGTGCTCGGGTTGATCCTGGTTCTGGGGCTCGGGGCATCCCCAGCCCGTGGGGCCCCACCCCAGGTGGAGGCCACAGCCTTCGTACTCCTCGAGGAGCGCACGGGCCAGATCCTCCTGGCCCGCAATCCAAACCTTCCGCGCCCGCCTGCCAGCACCACGAAGATCCTTACGGCCCTCCTGGTCCTGGAGAACCTCCCCCTGGATCGCATGGTGACGATCTCGGAGAGGGCCGCGGCACAGCGGGAAGGGTCCTCCATCGGGCTTGAGGTAGGGGAGCGGCGGACGGTCCGGGAGCTCGTGTACGCGCTCCTCGTGAAGTCTGCAAACGACGCCGCGGTGGCCCTCGCGGAGGCGGTGGACGGGAGTGTGGAGCGGTTCGTCCAGCGGATGAACGCCCGGGCCCGGGCCCTGGGGGCCCGGAACACGCACTTCGTGAACCCGCACGGCCTCCACCACCCTGATCACTACACCACCGCCTCCGATCTGGCGCACCTTGCCCGAGCCTCGCTCCAGAACCCCGTCTTCCGGGAGATCGTCCGCACCCGGGTGTACGAATTCCCAGGTCCGCAAGGCCCCCTGCGCTTCCTCAGCGGCAACCGGCTTCTGGGCCACTACCCGGGCGCGGATGGGGTAAAGACAGGATGGACGGCTCAGTCCGGGCGATGCCTGGTGGCCTCCGCCACCCGGAACGGCCGCCGTCTGATCGCGGTGCTCCTGAATGCCCCACAGGTGTTCCGGGACGCGGCGCGGCTGCTGGATTATGGCTTTGAGGAGTTTGTGCTCCGGATCTTCGCGCGCCGGGGAACCGTGGTGGGAACGTTCCGGCTCCCGGAAGGGCTGACCGTACCAGCGGTGGCCGCCCGCGACCTTACGGTCTCCCTCCCCCGGGGGACCCGGGCCTCCCTCCGGATCTGGGCCCATCCGGATCTCCATCCCCCAATCGAGGCGGGCGAGACCGTGGGGGGAGCGGAAGTGATCGTGACGGGCCGCCCCATCGCCTCCACGCCGCTCGTAGCCGGGGAGGCGGTGCCGATGCCCTCCCGGTTCGGGGACCTCTGGCGCCGGCTGTTCCGAAGGTAA
- a CDS encoding ABC transporter substrate-binding protein, protein MKAAGGTRTVRVVDALGQGLVLPVPPRRIVSLAPSVTEILYAIGAQALVVGVSSADDYPPEVRHKPTVGGVQLDYERLVTLRPDLVVGVLSLQRANLERLRTLGYRVLVLDPRSVVDTYRAILLLGRVTGRVEAAQQVVDRMQGQVERVRARLPRSALRPRVFVEVWDQPFLTAGQGTFVHDLLGLAGGRNVFEDVVGWPQVSEEEILRRNPEVILLLHPGRDRVLQRPAWRVLDAVRASRVHALNPSWVTRPGPRLVLGLEQIAHFLHRKGR, encoded by the coding sequence TTGAAAGCCGCGGGGGGGACCCGGACCGTGCGGGTGGTGGATGCCCTCGGGCAGGGTCTCGTGTTGCCCGTCCCACCCCGCCGCATCGTCTCCCTGGCGCCCAGTGTGACGGAGATCCTCTATGCCATCGGTGCACAGGCGCTCGTGGTGGGGGTGTCCAGCGCGGATGACTACCCCCCGGAGGTGCGGCACAAACCCACGGTGGGGGGAGTCCAACTGGATTACGAGCGGCTTGTGACCCTGCGGCCGGATCTCGTGGTAGGCGTTCTGAGCCTCCAGCGGGCGAACCTCGAGCGGTTGCGGACCCTCGGGTACCGGGTCCTGGTCCTGGATCCCCGCTCCGTGGTGGACACCTACCGAGCCATCCTCCTCCTGGGCCGGGTGACGGGGAGGGTCGAGGCTGCCCAACAGGTGGTGGACCGGATGCAGGGGCAGGTGGAGCGGGTCCGGGCCCGACTGCCCCGTTCCGCGCTCCGTCCCCGGGTCTTCGTGGAGGTTTGGGATCAGCCGTTTCTCACCGCGGGGCAGGGAACCTTCGTGCATGACCTCCTCGGGCTTGCGGGAGGTCGGAACGTGTTCGAGGATGTGGTCGGCTGGCCCCAGGTCTCCGAGGAGGAGATCCTCCGGCGGAATCCGGAGGTCATCCTGTTGCTGCACCCGGGGCGAGACCGGGTGCTGCAGCGCCCGGCCTGGCGAGTCCTGGACGCGGTGCGGGCAAGCCGGGTCCATGCGCTTAACCCCTCTTGGGTGACGCGGCCAGGTCCCAGGCTCGTCCTGGGCCTCGAGCAGATCGCGCACTTCCTTCATCGTAAGGGGCGGTAA
- a CDS encoding ABC transporter ATP-binding protein, with amino-acid sequence MLRGVTVEVDPGEVVVLCGPNGAGKTTLLRCLAGLLRPTAGVVLLGDRPVSEIPPRERARWIAYLPQDPLCPPGFTCEEVVRMGRYAHGASDNEEEVVHGAMVRTNTRHLAHRPFGATSGGERQRVLLARALAQEARVLLLDEPTAHLDLARQQEALALIRDLRNSGAAVVCTLHDLNLASLVCDRMVLLHEGRVYAQGLPETVLTAESLRAVYGVEPLVLPHPHSARPVVLPPGLREAYAATSRHRH; translated from the coding sequence GTGCTCCGGGGGGTAACGGTGGAGGTGGATCCGGGCGAGGTGGTAGTGCTGTGCGGCCCCAATGGTGCCGGTAAGACTACCCTCCTGCGTTGCCTGGCCGGGCTGCTGCGGCCCACCGCGGGCGTGGTGCTCCTCGGGGACCGGCCGGTCTCTGAGATCCCCCCGCGGGAGCGGGCACGCTGGATCGCCTACCTGCCCCAGGATCCCCTGTGTCCTCCGGGATTCACGTGCGAGGAGGTGGTGCGTATGGGACGCTACGCGCATGGCGCTTCGGATAATGAGGAGGAGGTGGTGCACGGAGCCATGGTTCGCACGAACACCCGTCACCTCGCCCATCGCCCCTTCGGAGCCACGAGTGGGGGGGAGCGGCAACGGGTGCTGCTGGCCCGGGCCCTAGCTCAGGAGGCCCGGGTACTGCTGCTGGACGAGCCCACCGCGCATCTGGATCTGGCGCGCCAACAGGAGGCCTTGGCTCTCATACGGGATTTACGGAACTCCGGCGCTGCGGTGGTGTGCACCCTGCACGACCTGAACCTGGCCAGTTTGGTGTGCGACCGGATGGTACTGCTCCATGAGGGCCGGGTGTACGCCCAGGGTCTTCCGGAAACGGTGCTCACCGCGGAATCCCTCCGGGCCGTGTACGGGGTGGAGCCCCTGGTACTCCCGCACCCCCACTCGGCCCGGCCCGTGGTCCTGCCGCCGGGTTTGAGGGAAGCGTATGCGGCGACGTCCCGTCATCGCCATTGA
- the cmk gene encoding (d)CMP kinase: MRRRPVIAIDGPMGAGKGTVARLLARKLGYRYVDTGAMYRAVAWRILRERIPPEDGGRVGELARSLDVRVLPSPDDFRVWCDEEDVTEAIRSLEVNEVVGRVAAHPEVRASLTARQRALAEEGGVVMEGRDIGTVVVPDAELKIYLDASLEERARRRWAEFRTAGLEVPYERVLEIVRQDDTLARNRSVSPLRRDPDARVVDTTGRSPEEVVEEIAALARALEGER, encoded by the coding sequence ATGCGGCGACGTCCCGTCATCGCCATTGACGGGCCCATGGGCGCGGGAAAGGGGACGGTAGCGCGCCTGCTGGCGCGAAAGCTGGGCTACCGGTACGTGGATACGGGCGCCATGTACCGGGCGGTGGCCTGGCGGATCCTGCGGGAAAGGATTCCCCCTGAGGACGGGGGACGGGTGGGAGAGCTGGCGCGTTCCCTGGATGTCCGGGTCCTCCCCTCGCCGGATGACTTCCGGGTGTGGTGCGACGAGGAGGACGTGACGGAGGCCATCCGGTCCTTGGAGGTGAATGAGGTGGTGGGCCGGGTGGCCGCGCACCCGGAGGTGCGGGCCTCCCTCACCGCCCGACAGCGGGCGCTCGCGGAGGAGGGCGGGGTGGTGATGGAGGGCCGGGACATCGGAACCGTGGTGGTCCCGGACGCGGAGCTGAAGATCTACCTGGACGCCTCCCTGGAGGAGCGGGCTCGCCGGAGGTGGGCGGAGTTCCGGACGGCTGGCCTGGAGGTTCCCTACGAGCGGGTGCTGGAGATCGTGCGACAGGACGACACGCTCGCCCGGAACCGGTCCGTATCTCCCCTGCGCCGGGATCCCGACGCCCGGGTGGTGGACACCACGGGCCGGAGTCCGGAAGAAGTGGTGGAGGAGATCGCGGCCCTGGCCCGGGCCCTGGAGGGGGAACGGTGA
- a CDS encoding 1-acyl-sn-glycerol-3-phosphate acyltransferase, which produces MNRWVYKVSKFLLRAVLGSLFRMRVTGREHEPLTGPLLVVANHWSALDPPVLGCALRRPVHFMAKEELFRIPLLRTWMGAVGTFPVRRGEPDRAAIRTALELIRRGEVVAIFPEGTRNPRGYLLPAEPGAAFLALRAGVPLLPVGIVGTLEAMPKGAWIPRPRRIEVRIGPPFRLDHLPNNREGLEAASERIMGAIADLLGVDPPVRLQERSAPRGP; this is translated from the coding sequence GTGAACCGGTGGGTGTACAAGGTGAGCAAGTTCCTCCTCCGGGCGGTGTTGGGATCCCTGTTCCGGATGCGGGTTACCGGGCGGGAGCACGAGCCCCTAACCGGTCCCCTCCTCGTGGTCGCCAATCACTGGAGTGCCCTGGATCCTCCGGTTCTGGGGTGTGCGCTCCGCCGACCGGTGCACTTCATGGCGAAGGAGGAGCTGTTCCGCATCCCCTTGCTGCGTACGTGGATGGGGGCTGTAGGAACATTCCCCGTGCGTCGGGGGGAACCCGACCGGGCCGCTATCCGCACGGCCCTGGAGCTCATCCGGCGGGGAGAGGTGGTGGCGATCTTTCCGGAAGGGACCCGAAACCCGCGGGGATACCTGCTTCCCGCGGAGCCTGGGGCCGCCTTTCTGGCCCTGCGGGCGGGAGTCCCCCTCCTCCCCGTGGGGATCGTGGGGACCCTGGAGGCCATGCCCAAGGGCGCGTGGATCCCCCGACCCCGCAGGATCGAGGTCCGTATCGGACCTCCCTTCCGGCTGGACCATCTCCCCAACAACCGGGAGGGTCTGGAGGCAGCTAGCGAGCGGATCATGGGGGCCATCGCGGATCTCCTGGGTGTGGATCCCCCCGTCCGCCTCCAGGAAAGGTCTGCGCCGCGGGGCCCATGA
- the ispH gene encoding 4-hydroxy-3-methylbut-2-enyl diphosphate reductase, with product MRIIVARHMGFCGGVRRAVEIALRTAEKHHATYTWGPLIHNPQEVARLEEAGVRVARRVEELDGEAFVVSAYGVEEAVLEEARRRGMEIVDATCPVVTRAHRIAEQLAEEGYFVVAVGDHGHPEMVTLKEKLGDRVAVVHTPEEAARLPLRGRVAVVSQTTQSMENFRRIVGDVVLRVRETKVINTLCPAITIRQEEAERLVREVDVLLVLGGHHSANTTRLAEIGRRHGRPTYHIETAEELDPAWFWSGCTVGVMSGASTPDWIIQRVLGRLEEIRAALGPE from the coding sequence ATGCGGATCATCGTAGCTCGGCACATGGGATTCTGCGGGGGTGTACGGAGGGCGGTGGAGATTGCCCTGCGCACCGCGGAGAAGCACCACGCCACCTACACCTGGGGGCCCCTCATCCACAATCCGCAGGAGGTAGCCCGCCTGGAAGAGGCGGGCGTGCGAGTGGCCCGACGGGTGGAGGAGCTGGATGGGGAAGCCTTCGTGGTCTCCGCGTACGGGGTGGAGGAGGCCGTGTTGGAAGAGGCCCGGCGGAGGGGGATGGAAATCGTAGATGCCACCTGCCCCGTGGTCACCCGGGCCCACCGCATCGCGGAGCAGCTCGCGGAGGAAGGGTACTTCGTGGTGGCCGTGGGCGATCACGGGCACCCCGAGATGGTCACCCTGAAGGAGAAGCTCGGGGACCGGGTGGCCGTGGTGCACACTCCAGAGGAGGCGGCTCGACTGCCGCTGCGGGGTAGGGTGGCCGTGGTCTCACAGACCACCCAGTCCATGGAGAACTTCCGGCGCATCGTAGGGGACGTCGTGCTCCGGGTGCGGGAGACCAAGGTGATCAACACCCTGTGTCCCGCCATCACCATCCGGCAGGAGGAGGCGGAGCGCCTCGTGCGGGAGGTGGACGTCCTCCTCGTGCTGGGCGGCCACCACAGCGCGAACACCACGCGCCTGGCGGAAATCGGACGGCGGCACGGCCGCCCCACCTACCACATCGAGACCGCGGAGGAGCTGGATCCTGCCTGGTTCTGGTCGGGCTGCACCGTGGGCGTGATGTCGGGCGCCAGCACGCCCGACTGGATCATTCAGCGGGTGCTCGGCCGTCTCGAGGAGATCCGCGCTGCCCTCGGCCCAGAATAG
- the der gene encoding ribosome biogenesis GTPase Der, with the protein MHRTPVVAIVGRPNVGKSALFNRLAGRRIAIVEDIPGVTRDRLSAPVEWQGRRFEVVDTGGWMSAPEDRLAERVRAAAEAAAREADVVLFVVDGRAGLVPEDAEIARALRRVHRPVILVVNKVDRPEREDALAAEFHALGFPEVVCVSALHGYGIGELLDQLVARLPGGGEEVAEEGEEIRVAFVGRPNVGKSSLVNALVGMDRVLVDEAPGTTRDAVDVVLRTDRRTFVLVDTAGLRRRARIRHALEFYSTLRTREALERAHVAVLVLDATEGPVDQDQRIAQEVVEAGRALVVAVNKWDLVSREHATDLARRIHEALRHMRFAPVVFTSARTGRNVRRILDLVARADASHALRIPTGPLNRAIERAVREAHPPADASGRPLKIYYATQVVTRPPTFVLFVNDPGICNESYLRYLEGRLRASFELVGTPIRFFLRPRR; encoded by the coding sequence ATGCACCGGACCCCCGTGGTGGCCATCGTGGGCCGGCCCAATGTGGGAAAGTCCGCCCTCTTCAACCGCTTGGCAGGGAGGCGCATCGCCATCGTGGAGGACATCCCCGGGGTCACCCGGGATCGTCTGTCCGCCCCCGTGGAGTGGCAGGGCCGGCGGTTTGAGGTGGTGGACACCGGGGGGTGGATGAGCGCTCCGGAGGATCGACTTGCAGAGCGGGTGCGCGCGGCCGCGGAGGCCGCTGCCCGGGAGGCGGATGTGGTGCTGTTCGTGGTGGACGGACGGGCCGGGTTGGTTCCCGAGGACGCGGAGATCGCGCGAGCCCTCCGCCGGGTCCATCGTCCCGTGATCCTCGTGGTGAACAAGGTAGACCGTCCCGAGCGGGAGGACGCCCTCGCGGCGGAGTTCCACGCCCTGGGGTTCCCAGAGGTGGTGTGCGTCTCCGCCCTCCATGGGTACGGGATCGGGGAACTTCTGGACCAGCTCGTGGCGCGCCTGCCCGGGGGCGGGGAGGAGGTAGCGGAGGAAGGGGAGGAAATCCGCGTGGCCTTCGTGGGGCGTCCCAACGTCGGCAAATCCTCCCTGGTAAACGCCTTGGTGGGGATGGATCGGGTGCTGGTGGACGAGGCGCCGGGAACCACCCGGGACGCGGTGGACGTGGTGCTGCGGACGGATCGCCGTACCTTTGTGCTCGTGGACACCGCGGGCCTGCGCCGTCGGGCTCGCATCCGGCATGCCCTGGAATTCTACAGCACCCTCCGCACCCGTGAGGCCCTGGAGCGGGCGCACGTGGCGGTGCTGGTGCTGGATGCCACGGAAGGTCCCGTGGATCAGGACCAGCGGATCGCGCAGGAGGTGGTGGAGGCGGGGCGGGCCCTGGTGGTGGCGGTGAACAAGTGGGATCTCGTGTCCAGGGAGCACGCCACAGACCTCGCGCGACGGATCCACGAGGCCCTTCGGCACATGCGGTTCGCTCCGGTGGTGTTCACCTCCGCCCGGACGGGTCGGAACGTGCGCCGGATCCTGGATCTGGTGGCCCGGGCGGACGCCAGCCACGCCCTCCGCATTCCCACGGGTCCCCTCAACCGGGCCATCGAGAGGGCGGTGCGGGAGGCCCATCCGCCCGCGGACGCCTCCGGCCGCCCCCTCAAGATCTACTACGCCACCCAGGTGGTGACCCGGCCGCCCACCTTCGTCCTCTTCGTCAACGACCCAGGGATCTGCAACGAGTCCTATCTCCGATACCTGGAAGGCCGCCTCCGGGCCTCCTTTGAGCTGGTGGGTACGCCCATCCGGTTCTTCCTGCGTCCCCGCAGGTAA